A section of the Oryza sativa Japonica Group chromosome 1, ASM3414082v1 genome encodes:
- the LOC4325210 gene encoding uncharacterized protein isoform X1: protein MSSPTPSRAAAASSYRRRGRCTIRRARVRRCRMKLMYFLMDKEEKHRKRAELELEVSELEAALDKETRLGRILHCSLQGRVVCHCCLSTLVPNKIRGLLAELAIVEDEIFYLEKKVDDLRLRLHRERKWTDQCIFQQQQQNWPQNRHQRHSICSLGGRRELQGAELLPRLPCPGSDEALECESKASVGSVSSKGEEVEQIRRSSHSFENLKLPERKICLSGPNKLSEELIRLTVNIFHKLNKTTNAAELEMSSTSKLNISCIGPRSLVPKSSAITGAAISTLKNRRMSQGGDGAEKEIGCHKRFVEFTKSSFDVSRISSCLVDIKNLRILMQRLCNVDPSFLTNKQKLAFWINIYNFCIMHACLQHGLPPSPDKLLGLLNQASVNVGGTVLNVLSIEHLILRHSPEGKQGIMDERERDLQLSYGLGYPEPNVVFALCRGSRSSPALRVYTAEDISNELERAKVEYLESSVRAASKKKVVVPKLLHWHMRDFADDVASLLEWIYSQLPGRSSSTGQLKRTIRELLGASGAGGKAAVAKAVEVEPYSAEFHYLLPL from the exons ATGAGCTCGCCGACGCCATcacgggccgccgccgcgtcgtcgtacCGGAGGCGTGGGAGGTGCACAATAAGAAGGGCGCGGGTGCGGCGGTGCAGGATGAAGCTGATGTACTTCCTGATGGACAAGGAGGAGAAGCATCGGAAGCGggcggagctggagctggaggtgTCGGAGCTGGAGGCGGCGCTCGACAAGGAGACGCGCCTCGGCAGGATCCTCCACTGCTCCCTCCAGGGCCGCGTCGTCTGCCATTGCTGCCTCTCCACCCTCGTTCCTAACAAG ATCAGGGGCCTCCTTGCAGAGCTAGCAATTGTGGAGGATGAGATATTCTACCTGGAGAAGAAGGTGGACGACTTACGGCTGCGGCTTCACCGGGAGCGCAAGTGGACTGATCAGTGCAtttttcagcagcagcagcagaattgGCCGCAAAATCGCCATCAGAGGCACTCCATCTGCAGCCTTGGTGGAAGGAGGGAGCTTCAAGGAGCTGAGTTGCTACCAAGGCTACCTTGTCCTGGCAGTGATGAAGCTCTTGAATGTGAAAGCAAGGCTTCTGTTGGATCTGTCTCTAGCAAAG GTGAGGAAGTTGAGCAAATACGAAGAAGCAGCCACTCATTTGAGAATTTGAAGCTCCCTGAAAGGAAAATCTGCTTGAGTGGCCCAAATAAGCTCTCTGAGGAGCTGATCAGACTGACAGTGAACATCTTCCACAAGCTGAATAAAACAACGAATGCAGCAGAGCTGGAGATGAGCAGCACATCAAAGCTCAACATCTCCTGCATTGGCCCCAGAAGTCTTGTTCCTAAGTCGTCTGCGATCACCGGCGCAGCCATTAGCACTCTCAAGAACCGCAGAATGTCACAGGGCGGCGACGGAGCAGAGAAGGAGATTGGGTGCCACAAGAGATTTGTTGAATTTACGAAGAGCTCGTTTGATGTAAGCCGCATATCGTCGTGTCTTGTAGACATCAAGAACTTGAG AATCTTGATGCAGAGGCTTTGCAATGTTGATCCAAGTTTTCTGACGAACAAGCAGAAGCTGGCGTTCTGGATTAACATCTACAACTTCTGCATAATGCAT GCATGTCTTCAGCATGGCTTACCTCCATCTCCAGATAAGCTTCTTGGATTGCTGAATCAG GCTTCAGTGAACGTGGGAGGAACAGTTCTGAATGTTCTGTCGATCGAGCATCTCATCCTGAGACACTCCCCTGAAGGCAAGCAA GGAATCATGGACGAAAGGGAGAGAGATTTGCAGCTCTCCTACGGGCTAGGATACCCTGAACCCAACGTCGTGTTCGCTCTGTGCAGAGGCAGCCGCTCCTCGCCTGCA CTGAGAGTTTACACGGCGGAGGACATCTCGAACGAGCTGGAGCGAGCCAAGGTGGAGTACCTGGAGTCGTCGGTGCGCGCGGCGAGCAAGAAGAAGGTGGTCGTCCCCAAGCTGCTGCACTGGCACATGCGGGACTTCGCCGACGACGTCGCGTCGCTGCTCGAGTGGATCTACAGCCAGCTCCCCGgccggtcgtcgtcgacggggCAGCTCAAGCGCACCATCAGGGAGCTCCTCGGCGCCTCCGGCGCCGGTggcaaggcggcggtggcgaaggcggtggaggtggagcctTACAGCGCCGAATTCCACTACCTGCTGCCACTCTGA
- the LOC4325212 gene encoding E3 ubiquitin-protein ligase PRT6, with protein MAGMDGGGGPSDAPPELSTQELIEQKLILFGVPQEQLQEHQEGLLIYLEEHKELIPEIAKLVLSVGADLLEARKASNKDGDSSNSEACDEILSWLQWLMFNNEPHAMLDDLERSTAGERAVCGSVWGQNDLAYRCRTCEHDPTCAICVPCFQNGNHKDHDYSIMYTGGGCCDCGDTTAWKREGFCSRHKGAEQIKPLPEELASSVGPVLDVLLQFWKERICLVEGPPHAEGDGGNSCKRVAEELTTCVANMLLEFCSCSESLLSFVAQRICECPDLLDALTKAERLLDKKAVKKLHELLLKLISEPAFKYDFAKVFIHYYPVTFGEVIKGCNDSLLEEYPLMPTFSVQIFTVPTLTPRLVREVNLLGVLLGCLTDLFLSCIGEDGHLQTNKWTNLYDATVRLLEDTRYVLSHEEVSKYVAYERPDLTRSWIKLLSLVQGMDPQKRVTSIHGEDENENLSAPFVLGHYLGVCHGSLVKGAFAPPEQHESTDVTICSTATKSIESSENQRLAKVGRVSQNSSVCNLGSKDSSSVGGLPPPAAWLILQCLKAIEGWLAPGIALRGKLSFLDASSSDPHNFMALLEEPLTSNKGKPNINIAEVNAKINEEPRPGDIADIPESFSSSVQDPDNLMLIDQIGLPHPSNMAGKRKMHESSNAADTQLHPENAISYTMTDGSLLYAHPDSRIEELGIINTVGWPHVVFDVSSQETSFHIPLHRMLSFLLRKAMGKCFGEDVKPGHCSVVQTNEFFSQVLRGCEPYGFASIVMEHPLRLRVFCAQVRAGMWRKNGDAAILSAEWYRSVQWLEQGLESDLFLLQCCAALSSPELFVKTIQERFGLSNYTSLDLAEQNEYESVLMQEMLTFLIQLVKERRFCGLSTSDNLKRELIYKLAVVDSTHSQIVKSLPRALSSSDQLQNVLDSLAVYSNPSGMKQGKYVLRKTFWKELDLYHPRWNSRELQIAEERYYRFCKVSALNAQLPQWTHVFRPLHNISKIATSKAVLQIVRAVLFYAVYSDPLSVSRAPDNVLVTGLHLLWLALDICESESKRYANQYGMDIVQHDDESWVVLSSYAEEAFPILTYSTELVPPVSGKVKNESMLTLLVSLMHKYKEENDISFSGSKYCNIPSLIESLLKKFANLSKECFSAIRQMAPHIVPSMPQDTSCKQNPGSSDSMDKKAKARQRQAAIMAKMKAEQSKFAESMKSSGSEGQDVPMSEPDVSCSTGVVSEESLPVCSLCRDSDSKSPLCYLILLQRSRLATFVEMGHPSWENPTKSNKISGSIRREESADPSGASSFSSEEFIADTAVEPSFDSDAMEVDAFLDFSNEQHPLIRYISSLPGVYSNSNAGDTTSLETIEDDVCKTILDHMFGPNNVETKDDEQTVNTSNLSIGSKKNRSPRSSVLGTYVNCLSTKHLHPSKSSGSVTRNRFGPVDCDGIHISSCGHAVHQECHDRYLFSLKQRYVRRLGFETGHIVDPDLGELLCPVCRRFANSILPASPDFSSKSLRKTMPSVQIPSEAPPASSWTTTSNLQFPHALWLLETAGKIVGQSKFLKALSGKVNDTTEPALDPSLRRLCMLYYRRSHNSFSASERLNPSLFLWDTLRYSVVSTEIASRGRIASYSESKSCIESLRHELNSSNGFILSLLFRVAHSARNLSRLEVLLRFEGLQLLASSICSGTSGDKDLLNATKRKGIMPPMGDPTSEGGVFPDIQFWKQCADPVLAQDPFSSLLSTLFCLPVQFLMSTEFFIPFVHLFYVVCVVQALITCYGEETFDRSSFSNCLLNDVCQTMSTIDIAREYFVSKHIDPSCHPKDMVRRLTYPYLRRCALLWELLRSSSSAPLYDSSNIWEGSSHLYLNNSAADSLAVELNGIRELEDLFQIQSLDPILQDESVHMLALKWTQHFCEDYKTRKYRGVHFSTPAVPFRLMELPPVYQVLLERYVKMQCPDCGSVPDEPALCLLCGKLCSPSWKPCCRTGKCLNHASQCGAGVGIFLLVRKTTILLQRSIRLAFWPSPYLDAFGEEDHDMHRGKPLYLSQERYAALTYLVASHSLDRTSEVLRQTTISIYGSD; from the exons ATGGCTGGGATGGATGGCGGCGGGGGCCCCTCCGACGCGCCGCCGGAGTTGTCCACGCAGGAGCTCATCGAGCAG AAACTGATTCTCTTTGGAGTTCCACAAGAACAGCTTCAGGAACACCAAGAAGGCTTACTCATTTACTTGGAGGAACACAAGGAGCTGATTCCTGAAATCGCCAAGCTCGTCTTGTCAGTTGGTGCTGATTTATTGGAGGCCCGGAAAGCATCGAATAAGGATGGTGACAGCAGCAACAGTGAAGCATGTGACGAGATTTTGTCTTGGTTACAGTGGTTAATGTTCAACAATGAGCCACACGCGATGCTTGATGACTTGGAACGTAGCACTGCAGGGGAGCGTGCTGTCTGTGGATCTGTTTGGGGACAGAATGATCTTGCTTATCGCTGCCGGACCTGTGAGCATGATCCCACATGTGCAATCTGTGTACCATGTTTCCAGAATGGCAATCACAAGGACCATGATTACTCCATCATGTATACTGGTGGTGGATGTTGTGACTGTGGGGATACAACTGCCTGGAAGCGTGAAGGGTTTTGCTCAAGGCACAAGGGGGCCGAGCAGATTAAACCACTTCCAGAGGAGCTTGCAAGTTCTGTAGGGCCTGTGCTGGATGTGCTCTTGCAGTTTTGGAAGGAGAGAATATGCCTGGTTGAAGGTCCGCCACACGCAGAGGGTGATGGTGGTAACTCGTGCAAGAGGGTCGCTGAAGAATTGACAACTTGTGTTGCTAATATGCTGCTTGAATTCTGCAGCTGCAGTGAAAGTCTTCTTAGTTTTGTCGCCCAAAGAATCTGTGAATGTCCAGACCTATTAGATGCATTGACGAAGGCAGAAAGGTTGCTGGACAAGAAGGCTGTTAAAAAATTGCATGAGTTGCTTTTGAAACTTATCAGTGAACCAgcttttaagtatgattttgcCAAAGTTTTTATACACTACTATCCTGTTACATTTGGGGAAGTTATTAAAGGGTGCAACGATTCTCTGTTGGAGGAGTATCCTCTGATGCCTACCTTTTCTGTGCAAATATTCACCGTGCCTACGCTGACTCCTAGGCTTGTGCGTGAGGTGAATTTGTTGGGAGTTCTTCTTGGATGCCTGACAGATCTATTTCTTTCTTGCATTGGTGAGGATGGCCATTTACAG ACAAACAAATGGACAAACTTATATGATGCTACTGTCAGACTATTGGAAGATACACGTTATGTCCTTAGTCATGAGGAAGTTTCTAAATATGTTGCTTATGAGAGGCCTGATTTAACAAGGTCATGGATTAAGCTCCTGTCACTTGTACAAGGGATGGATCCTCAGAAGAGAGTGACAAGTATTCATGGTGAAGATGAGAATGAGAACCTATCTGCACCCTTTGTGCTGGGACACTATCTTGGAGTTTGTCATGGTTCTTTGGTGAAAGGAGCATTTGCTCCTCCTGAGCAACATGAGTCAACTGATGTTACTATTTGCTCCACTGCAACAAAAAGCATAGAAAGTTCTGAGAATCAGCGGCTTGCAAAAGTGGGAAGGGTCTCCCAAAATAGCTCAGTGTGCAATTTAGGCAGCAAAGACAGTTCTTCAGTCGGTGGATTGCCACCACCTGCTGCCTGGTTAATTCTTCAGTGCCTGAAAGCTATTGAAGGTTGGCTGGCACCAGGTATAGCTCTGAGGGGCAAGTTATCTTTCCTTGATGCGAGCAGTAGTGATCCTCACAATTTTATGGCTTTGCTTGAGGAGCCTTTGACTTCTAACAAAGGCAAACCAAATATAAATATTGCTGAAGTGAATGCCAAGATAAATGAAGAACCCCGACCAGGTGATATTGCAGATATTCCTGAGTCATTTAGTTCCTCTGTTCAAGATCCGGACAATCTGATGCTAATTGATCAAATAGGGTTGCCTCATCCTAGTAACATGGCAGGCAAAAGAAAGATGCACGAAAGTAGCAATGCAGCAGATACACAATTGCACCCTGAGAATGCCATTTCTTATACTATGACTGACGGCAGCCTTTTGTATGCCCACCCTGATTCTAGAATTGAGGAACTAGGTATAATCAACACAGTAGGCTGGCCTCATGTTGTTTTCGATGTCAGCTCACAAGAAACATCATTTCATATCCCTTTGCATCGTATGCTTTCTTTCCTATTGCGGAAGGCAATGGGGAAATGTTTTGGAGAGGATGTCAAACCTGGGCATTGTTCAGTTGTCCAGACCAATGAGTTTTTTTCTCAGGTACTTAGAGGCTGTGAACCCTATGGGTTTGCGTCAATTGTGATGGAGCATCCATTACGACTAAGAGTATTTTGCGCACAAGTGCGTGCTGGAATGTGGCGTAAGAATGGTGATGCAGCTATACTGAGTGCTGAGTGGTACCGCTCTGTGCAATG GCTTGAACAGGGTTTGGAGTCTGATCTGTTTCTTCTTCAATGCTGTGCTGCACTATCTTCTCCTGAGCTTTTTGTTAAGACCATTCAGGAGAGATTTGGACTGTCAAATTATACGTCTTTGGATCTTGCGGAACAGAATGA GTATGAATCAGTTCTTATGCAAGAAATGCTAACTTTTCTCATACAATTAGTCAAAGAACGTAGATTTTGTGGGCTTTCCACATCAGACAATTTGAAAAGAGAATTGATTTATAAGTTAGCTGTTGTGGATTCCACACACAGCCAGATTGTGAAGTCTCTTCCCCGTGCCCTTTCGTCAAGTGACCAGCTTCAGAATGTTCTGGATTCACTTGCAGTTTATTCTAATCCATCTGGCATGAAGCAG GGTAAGTATGTACTTCGCAAAACATTCTGGAAGGAGCTGGACTTGTATCATCCCCGCTGGAATTCCAGGGAACTACAAATTGCCGAGGAGAGATATTACCGTTTTTGCAAAGTATCTGCTCTCAATGCTCAGCTACCTCAATGGACACATGTTTTTAGGCCCCTGCATAATATTTCTAAAATTGCAACATCGAAAGCTGTCCTTCAAATTGTTCGCGCTGTTCTGTTCTATGCTGTTTACAGTGATCCATTATCTGTATCACGTGCCCCTGACAACGTCCTTGTGACTGGTTTGCACTTGCTTTGGTTGGCACTTGATATATGTGAATCGGAGAGCAAAAGGTATGCCAACCAATATGGTATGGATATAGTGCAGCATGATGATGAATCATGGGTTGTCCTGTCATCTTATGCAGAAGAGGCTTTTCCCATATTGACCTATTCTACTGAACTAGTACCTCCAGTTTCTGGCAAAGTGAAGAATGAGAGCATGCTTACCTTGCTGGTTTCATTAATGCACAAATACAAGGAAGAGAATGATATCTCCTTTTCTGGATCCAAGTACTGCAATATTCCATCACTAATTGAGAGCTTGTTAAAGAAATTTGCCAACTTAAGTAAGGAATGCTTTTCTGCAATAAGACAAATGGCGCCGCATATAGTCCCGTCCATGCCACAGGATACCAGTTGCAAACAAAATCCAGGATCTTCAGATTCTATGGACAAGAAGGCAAAGGCGCGCCAACGCCAAGCTGCAATCATG GCAAAAATGAAAGCAGAACAGTCGAAGTTTGCTGAAAGTATGAAGTCATCAGGAAGTGAGGGGCAGGATGTTCCAATGTCTGAGCCAGATGTGTCCTGTTCAACTGGTGTAGTCTCAGAGGAGTCGCTGCCAGTTTGCTCCCTGTGCAGGGATTCAGATTCTAAAAGTCCATTGTGCTATCTGATTCTTCTTCAG AGATCTCGACTTGCAACCTTTGTTGAGATGGGTCATCCCTCCTGGGAAAATCCAACTAAATCAAACAAGATATCTGGGTCCATCAGAAGGGAAGAATCAGCTGATCCCTCAGGTGCTTCTTCTTTTAGTTCGGAGGAATTCATTGCTGATACAGCAGTAGAGCCTTCATTTGATTCAGATGCTATGGAAGTTGATGCGTTCCTTGATTTCTCAAATGAGCAACATCCACTCATTCGATATATATCATCTTTGCCTGGTGTGTACTCTAACAGCAATGCTGGTGATACCACCTCTCTTGAGACAATTGAGGATGATGTCTGTAAGACTATTTTAGATCATATGTTTGGGCCCAACAATGTAGAAACTAAAGATGATGAACAAACAGTGAATACTTCGAACCTGTCAATTGGCTCCAAGAAAAACAGAAGCCCCAGAAGTTCTGTGCTGGGAACATATGTTAATTGTCTTTCAACAAAACACCTTCATCCGTCCAAATCTTCTGGTTCAGTTACAAGGAACAGATTTGGTCCTGTTGATTGTGATGGCATCCACATATCCTCTTGTGGACATGCTGTACACCAGGAATGCCATGATCGATATTTATTCTCCTTGAAACAAAG ATATGTCAGGAGACTTGGTTTTGAAACTGGTCATATTGTTGATCCGGATCTG GGAGAGTTGCTGTGTCCAGTCTGTCGCAGATTTGCAAATTCTATTCTTCCAGCATCACCTGATTTCTCTAGTAAATCTTTGAGGAAGACGATGCCATCTGTTCAGATACCGTCTGAAGCTCCTCCTGCGTCATCATGGACGACGACAAGTAACTTACAGTTCCCTCATGCACTCTGGCTTCTTGAAACTGCTGGAAAAATTGTTGGACAAAGCAAGTTTTTAAAAGCTTTAAGTGGGAAGGTCAATGATACTACAGAGCCAGCTCTAGATCCTTCCCTACGAAGATTGTGTATGCTTTACTACCGTCGTAGCCACAACAGTTTTTCAGCATCTGAAAGGCTAAACCCGTCCCTATTTCTCTGGGATACACTAAGATACTCTGTGGTATCTACAGAAATTGCTTCTCGTGGTAGAATTGCAAGCTATTCTGAATCGAAGTCATGCATAGAATCTTTACGCCATGAACTGAATTCATCAAATGGATTTATACTGTCTCTGTTATTTCGTGTTGCTCACTCTGCGAGAAATTTGAGTCGCCTTGAGGTTCTTTTGAGATTCGAAGGTCTACAACTGTTAGCGAGCTCTATTTGCTCTGGCACTTCTGGTGATAAAGATCTTCTGAATGCCACTAAGCGGAAAG GCATTATGCCACCGATGGGTGACCCCACTAGTGAGGGTGGAGTCTTCCCTGATATCCAATTTTGGAAACAATGTGCAGATCCAGTCCTTGCTCAAGATCCTTTTTCATCATTGTTGTCAACTCTTTTCTGTTTACCTGTTCAGTTTCTAATGTCCACTGAATTCTTCATCCCTTTCGTCCACCTATTCTATGTTGTTTGTGTTGTTCAG GCATTGATAACATGCTATGGAGAAGAAACATTTGACAGATCAAGTTTCAGCAACTGCCTCCTTAATGATGTTTGCCAGACTATGTCAACAATTGATATTGCTAGAGAATATTTTGTATCCAAACACATTGATCCTTCTTGTCACCCAAAAGATATGGTCCGGAGATTGACTTATCCGTATCTTCGGAGGTGTGCGTTACTATGGGAGCTTCTAAGATCGTCTTCCTCAGCACCTTTGTATGACAGTTCTAATATCTGGGAAGGATCATCACATCTTTACTTGAATAATAGCGCGGCAGACTCACTGGCAGTGGAGCTGAATGGGATAAGGGAATTGGAAGACCTGTTTCAGATTCAGTCACTGGATCCAATTCTCCAAGATGAATCTGTACATATGCTTGCGTTAAAATGGACACAACATTTCTGCGAGGATTACAAAACCCGTAAATATAGAGGCGTTCATTTCTCTACCCCAGCAGTGCCATTTAGGCTGATGGAGTTGCCTCCTGTCTATCAAGTTCTCCTGGAAAG ATATGTCA
- the LOC4325211 gene encoding triosephosphate isomerase, cytosolic, whose amino-acid sequence MGRKFFVGGNWKCNGTTDQVDKIVKILNEGQIASTDVVEVVVSPPYVFLPVVKSQLRPEIQVAAQNCWVKKGGAFTGEVSAEMLVNLSIPWVILGHSERRSLLGESNEFVGDKVAYALSQGLKVIACVGETLEQRESGSTMDVVAAQTKAISERIKDWTNVVVAYEPVWAIGTGKVATPDQAQEVHDGLRKWLAANVSAEVAESTRIIYGGSVTGANCKELAAKPDVDGFLVGGASLKPEFIDIINSATVKSA is encoded by the exons ATGGGCCGCAAGTTCTTCGTTGGTGGCAACTGGAAATGc AACGGGACCACTGATCAGGTGGACAAAATTGTGAAAATTCTGAATGAGGGACAGATTGCTTCTACAGATGTTGTTG AGGTGGTTGTCAGCCCACCTTATGTGTTCCTTCCCGTGGTCAAGAGTCAGCTGCGCCCGGAGATCCAAGTTGCTGCTCAGAATTGTTGGGTGAAGAAGGGCGGGGCTTTCACCGGTGAGGTCAG CGCTGAGATGCTTGTCAACCTTAGTATTCCCTGGGTTATTCTTGGACACTCTGAAAGGAGGAGTTTGTTGGGTGAATCAAATGAG TTTGTTGGAGACAAAGTGGCATATGCGCTCTCTCAGGGCTTGAAGGTCATTGCATGTGTTGGTGAGACTCTCGAGCAGCGGGAATCTGGTTCGACCATGGATGTTGTTGCTGCACAAACAAAAGCAATTTCTG AAAGGATCAAGGATTGGACTAATGTGGTTGTTGCCTATGAACCTGTGTGGGCCATTGGAACTGGTAAAGTTGCTACACCAGATCAAGCACAAGAA GTGCATGATGGCCTGAGGAAGTGGCTCGCTGCTAATGTCAGTGCAGAGGTTGCTGAATCAACAAGGATCATCTATGGAG GTTCCGTAACTGGTGCGAACTGCAAGGAGCTGGCAGCAAAGCCTGATGTTGATGGTTTTCTCGTCGGTGGTGCTTCATTGAAG CCTGAATTCATCGACATCATCAACTCCGCCACCGTGAAGTCCGCCTAA
- the LOC4325210 gene encoding uncharacterized protein isoform X2 yields MSVHFDYQRMRKIRGLLAELAIVEDEIFYLEKKVDDLRLRLHRERKWTDQCIFQQQQQNWPQNRHQRHSICSLGGRRELQGAELLPRLPCPGSDEALECESKASVGSVSSKGEEVEQIRRSSHSFENLKLPERKICLSGPNKLSEELIRLTVNIFHKLNKTTNAAELEMSSTSKLNISCIGPRSLVPKSSAITGAAISTLKNRRMSQGGDGAEKEIGCHKRFVEFTKSSFDVSRISSCLVDIKNLRILMQRLCNVDPSFLTNKQKLAFWINIYNFCIMHACLQHGLPPSPDKLLGLLNQASVNVGGTVLNVLSIEHLILRHSPEGKQGIMDERERDLQLSYGLGYPEPNVVFALCRGSRSSPALRVYTAEDISNELERAKVEYLESSVRAASKKKVVVPKLLHWHMRDFADDVASLLEWIYSQLPGRSSSTGQLKRTIRELLGASGAGGKAAVAKAVEVEPYSAEFHYLLPL; encoded by the exons ATGTCTGTCCATTTCGATTATCAGAGAATGCGAAAA ATCAGGGGCCTCCTTGCAGAGCTAGCAATTGTGGAGGATGAGATATTCTACCTGGAGAAGAAGGTGGACGACTTACGGCTGCGGCTTCACCGGGAGCGCAAGTGGACTGATCAGTGCAtttttcagcagcagcagcagaattgGCCGCAAAATCGCCATCAGAGGCACTCCATCTGCAGCCTTGGTGGAAGGAGGGAGCTTCAAGGAGCTGAGTTGCTACCAAGGCTACCTTGTCCTGGCAGTGATGAAGCTCTTGAATGTGAAAGCAAGGCTTCTGTTGGATCTGTCTCTAGCAAAG GTGAGGAAGTTGAGCAAATACGAAGAAGCAGCCACTCATTTGAGAATTTGAAGCTCCCTGAAAGGAAAATCTGCTTGAGTGGCCCAAATAAGCTCTCTGAGGAGCTGATCAGACTGACAGTGAACATCTTCCACAAGCTGAATAAAACAACGAATGCAGCAGAGCTGGAGATGAGCAGCACATCAAAGCTCAACATCTCCTGCATTGGCCCCAGAAGTCTTGTTCCTAAGTCGTCTGCGATCACCGGCGCAGCCATTAGCACTCTCAAGAACCGCAGAATGTCACAGGGCGGCGACGGAGCAGAGAAGGAGATTGGGTGCCACAAGAGATTTGTTGAATTTACGAAGAGCTCGTTTGATGTAAGCCGCATATCGTCGTGTCTTGTAGACATCAAGAACTTGAG AATCTTGATGCAGAGGCTTTGCAATGTTGATCCAAGTTTTCTGACGAACAAGCAGAAGCTGGCGTTCTGGATTAACATCTACAACTTCTGCATAATGCAT GCATGTCTTCAGCATGGCTTACCTCCATCTCCAGATAAGCTTCTTGGATTGCTGAATCAG GCTTCAGTGAACGTGGGAGGAACAGTTCTGAATGTTCTGTCGATCGAGCATCTCATCCTGAGACACTCCCCTGAAGGCAAGCAA GGAATCATGGACGAAAGGGAGAGAGATTTGCAGCTCTCCTACGGGCTAGGATACCCTGAACCCAACGTCGTGTTCGCTCTGTGCAGAGGCAGCCGCTCCTCGCCTGCA CTGAGAGTTTACACGGCGGAGGACATCTCGAACGAGCTGGAGCGAGCCAAGGTGGAGTACCTGGAGTCGTCGGTGCGCGCGGCGAGCAAGAAGAAGGTGGTCGTCCCCAAGCTGCTGCACTGGCACATGCGGGACTTCGCCGACGACGTCGCGTCGCTGCTCGAGTGGATCTACAGCCAGCTCCCCGgccggtcgtcgtcgacggggCAGCTCAAGCGCACCATCAGGGAGCTCCTCGGCGCCTCCGGCGCCGGTggcaaggcggcggtggcgaaggcggtggaggtggagcctTACAGCGCCGAATTCCACTACCTGCTGCCACTCTGA